A region of Neovison vison isolate M4711 chromosome 7, ASM_NN_V1, whole genome shotgun sequence DNA encodes the following proteins:
- the MS4A10 gene encoding membrane-spanning 4-domains subfamily A member 10 → MAGSPEGKSQGQPMSSVPALTAEEASGAPEVIPRPEVGELPPWQAQGPTQPGQMSPPGFPLPAWYQPQTRKRNNLLKLLGAFHVVLALLHLLFGSCLVSTVKGLHLVVLKSWYPFWGAASFLISGILVIMTELFRKTYLRRLCLIAHAVSCFCVLAGLFVVAKDLFLEGPFDFPIWTPYPSSTLHIQRLELVLLCFTVLDFFLLGSTTVFVCRLNCGPAEEDDLILVQDTPVRIRKWSMGPPPSYEDATLGGMIGVQTSVHTSSLEEVK, encoded by the exons CCAATGTCCTCGGTCCCCGCCCTGACAGCAGAAGAAGCCTCTGGAGCCCCTGAAGTGATTCCCAGGCCGGAAGTGGGGGAGCTCCCGCCATGGCAGGCCCAGGGTCCCACCCAGCCTGGCCAGATGAGCCCGCCCGGCTTCCCGCTGCCCGCCTGGTACCAGCCGCAGACCAGGAAGAGAAACAACCTTCTCAAGCTGCTGGGC GCCTTCCACGTTGTCCTTGCTCTGCTGCACTTGCTCTTCGGGAGCTGCCTGGTCTCCACTGTCAAGGGTCTTCACCTGGTGGTGCTGAAGTCGTGGTATCCATTCTGGGGGGCTGCCTCT TTCCTCATTTCGGGGATCTTGGTGATCATGACGGAGCTGTTTCGGAAGACTTACCTG AGGAGGCTTTGCCTGATTGCACATGCCGTCAGCTGCTTCTGCGTGCTCGCTGGCCTCTTTGTCGTCGCCAAAGATCTCTTCCTGGAGGGTCCCTTTGACTTCCCGATCTGGACACCGTACCCCAGCAGCACA ctccaCATCCAGAGGCTGGAGCTGGTCCTGCTCTGCTTCACGGTCCTGGATTTCTTCCTGCTGGGCTCCACGACTGTCTTCGTGTGCCGCCTTAACTGCGGGCCGGCAGAG GAAGACGACTTGATCCTTGTTCAGGACACACCAGTGAGAATCAGGAAGTGGTCCATGGGTCCTCCGCCATCCTATGAGGATGCGACTCTAGGTGGCAT GATCGGTGTCCAAACCAGCGTCCACACCAGCTCCCTCGAGGAAGTCAAGTGA